The nucleotide window ACCAATGCCACCCATCGCTCCAAAGGCACTTCCCTTGAATTTTAAACTATCGGAAGCAGCAGTAATTTCACCATTCAACGTGCCATACCCCACACCTGCTTGCATGTAAAAGTGGATGAATGAATTTTCAAGCGGGTACATACGCACAATTGGGAAAACTGTGAACCCATTCAATTTGTAATCAAAGCTTCCACCTGTACCAGAGCCGGTGGATGATTGCGTGAAATAAGAAGGGCGAAGAACAAATGCATAAGGGGAAGAAGCAAAACGATATATCCAGTTTGCATAAAACTCGTAAGCAGAACCTAAATTTTTTGTGTCGGCGCCAGCAGAGTAGTGAGCGGCATCAATCGCAGAGTTCAAATCATTCTGACCTGCCGTCACCACTGAAAATCCAATCCCAAGTGAGGAATCACCACCAATAGAGGAGCGACTCAGGCCTCCACCTGCGCGGGCAGCATTGGCGCTTTGAAGTGACAACATGGAAATAAGTAACATTGTGCCGGCAAAAAGAGCTGCCTTTCCTAGCATTTTCATAGGTTCTCCTGATAGTCCCAACCGGCGTCGCCGGGGGAGCGTTTGAATAAAAGCAGCTACAAGATTTATACAATTTGAAGAGGCTCTCAACTGTCAGACGACTTATTTTGGACGAAGGCCGAGACCCTCTTTCGCCTGGCCAGTAAAAATGCGACAAAAGACGGTCCCTGTGAGAACCTGTTGTCATGAAGCATCTGTTTGAAAAAATCCTCTCCTCGCGACAAATCTTTAAAGGCCGTTATTTAAAAATTGAACAAGACGAAGTCCAGGCACCTGATGGAAGAACTTATGTACGAGAGTACATAAAGCATCCGGGGGCGGCTTTGATGATCCCAATATTACCAAATGGCAAAGTCGTAATGGTTCATCAGTATCGGCATGCCTTGAAACAGGTTTTCTTGGAGTTTCCAGCCGGGAAGCGCGATAAAGGGGAAGACAGTCTGGTGACAGCTCGCAGAGAGTTGATGGAAGAGACTGGCTATGAAGCTAAAGACTGGAAGTTCCTGACGACGATACATCCAGTTATTGGCTATTCCGATGAGCATATTGATTTGTATCTGGCGAAGGATTTGACTCATGTTGAACAGAAGCTCGATCACGGAGAATTTTTGGAGGTCACGGAAGTGGATCCCAAAGATTTAATGCAATTAGTGCAAGAGGGAAAAGTCAGTGATGTGAAAACCCAAATCGCCGCCTTTTGGCTTGATAAGTTCCTTCGTGGAGAGTGGAATTGAGCGGGGAGGACCCTCTCATGCTGGTTCAGTCAAAAAACAGTTTCAAGACAAAAGAAAATATTAAAATTGGTTCCAAAGAGTACACGATCTTCAATCAACAGAAGATTTCTCATCCAAATCTCAAAAAGCTGCCGATTTCCTTGCGCGTGCTTCTTGAAAATCTACTCCGCCATGAAGATGGAGTTCACGTAACAAAAGAAGATATCGATTCTTTGCTTAGCTTGAGCAAAGAGTCTTTGTCTCGTGAAATCTCTTTCTTTCCCGCGCGCGTTTTGATGCAAGACTTTACCGGAGTTCCAGCCGTGGTCGACCTCGCGGCGATGCGAGATGCGATGAAATCCTTAGGCGGGGACCCCACGAAAATAAATCCTCTGGTGCCGGTCGATCTGGTCATAGATCACTCTGTGATGGTGGACTCTTTTGCCAAGCCCACATCCTTTGATGAAAACGTAAAAATGGAATTTGAAAGAAATCATGAACGCTATGTTTTCCTGAAATGGGGGCAGAGTGCGTTTCGTAATTTCAAGGTGGTTCCTCCGGGGACGGGTATTTGCCATCAGGTGAATTTGGAATATCTGGGCAAAACAGTCTGGCATGCCAAAGGCCATCACGGAGAATATGCATTTCCAGATACTTTAGTGGGGACTGACAGTCATACCACGATGATCAACGGCTTGTCCGTATTAGGCTGGGGGGTTGGTGGCATCGAAGCCGAAGCCGTGATGCTGGGGCAACCACTGAGCATGTTGATTCCCGAAGTAATTGGTTTCCGCCTAGAGGGAAAGCTGCATGAAGGTGCAACCGCCACGGACTTGGTTTTAACGGTCACGCAAATGCTTAGAAAAAAAGGCGTCGTCGGCAAGTTCGTGGAATTCTATGGTCCTGGATTGAAAGGTTTGTCATTGGCAGATCGCGCGACCATCGCCAATATGGCGCCCGAGTACGGAGCCACTTGCGGATTTTTTCCTGTCGATGAAGAGACCATGAAGTATTTGA belongs to Bdellovibrio svalbardensis and includes:
- a CDS encoding NUDIX domain-containing protein translates to MKHLFEKILSSRQIFKGRYLKIEQDEVQAPDGRTYVREYIKHPGAALMIPILPNGKVVMVHQYRHALKQVFLEFPAGKRDKGEDSLVTARRELMEETGYEAKDWKFLTTIHPVIGYSDEHIDLYLAKDLTHVEQKLDHGEFLEVTEVDPKDLMQLVQEGKVSDVKTQIAAFWLDKFLRGEWN